The sequence TATTAGTGATCCAAAACAAAGTGTTGTAGAATAAATGGAGAAATTTGTACAATATACATTTGAATCCTTACACTTGAATGTCTTAAAAGATTTGTAATTGATTCGTTGGATAACATGCTTTTATTTCTTTATGGATGAAATATTTGGTTACCATTTTTTCATGTAAAATAAATAAATGGTTCTTGCAATAAGTCAAATGATACCAAATAAATTTCTGTAGAGATGTATATTTATGAATTTGTCTTTGAAATACATAAAATTTTAAGAATAATATCAAAAAATATGGTTTCTCATAGTAAATCGATTCAAATTATAAAAAAACACAATCAATCAAATAAAAAGGCTTAAAAAACTACATGTCATGCTTAATCTATTGATTCATTAATAAAAGAAAATATACCACATGAATAATCGACACATTAACAATAATATACAAGCTATTGATTCTAATTGTTTAGAATCAAAtatcaagaaacatccatttaaacTAGTCActcattaaaatataaaaaacaaaaacataactcacaacttttaaaattttgttaaatcttatttaaattattttctatAAGAAATATTTCAATCGATGGATATACTACTAACATGTTTTTCTATAAATCTAATAAGACGATTTGAATATACTAACTCCATAATAATATTTTCTAAATAATTAAAAACCCATTAAAAGATAGTTTGAAAGTGAATATGTTTCTTTCAGTATGAAGAGACATTTGTATTTAACCATTCGTAATAATAAGACTTCATCCTTTGAATGAGATATATTATCATTTTGCATTACTCAAAGTTGGATTCAATCTAGGAGGACCCAATCTTATTGAATTAATGTAATTTACTAGACTATGTGCTGAAATTCCTGGAACCAAAATTCCAAATATTCTGGAGATAATAGAAAGTGTGGTCTCCTTAAAGCTCTCTCCCTTAATGTAATGTAGTATGAAGCAGTGTAACAATTCCCATATGGTAGTTATTCTTATGAGTATGAAAAACAGCAGTGAGAGGTCTCTATTTGGAGCTTCCACAAGATTCTACAATAACAatttttaacaaaataatatatGAAATCCATAGAGACAATCTTACTAAAATTTAATGGATATCACCAatcttaaaaaataattatgaGTATTACAAAATTAAATAGTAATTTCAATACCTTTTGATGATAAAAGCAGTTGTAGTAAAGACATACTCCAAAGTGCTTATACTTGAATAGGCCATCATCGAAAGGTAATCTTGGAATAAGGTCATTAGAATATACAACTCTAAAATATCTAGGTGAGGGTTGATTTAGTTTACTATCCATGAAATCTACAAATGCTTTATCACCAACTCTAGGTTGTCCAAATGTATAAATAGCCAATAGCTTTTGTAACAACTTATCCTCCTGATTCACAAATAGCATTGCTAAAAATAATATAGCTAAGGCTCCTCCTATACTGTGACCTGTCACAatgaattttgcatttttgtggaTTTGTAAAAGGTTTTTTAACTTTTGACATAGTACAAAATAGGCTAGAGGTTTGTTGATGTCTTGTGTTTCCAAATGATGTGAGTATTTCTTATCAATTGAACGATTTGCTAGATCGAAACCTTCTAGAAATCCTAAATGGACCTTTCCTATTTGGGGATACTCATACCAAGAGAAATCTAAATCTGTTATGTAATCATCTGCATCAAATAATTGTGTTCCTCTAAAGGCTACCAGTATTAACTTGACATCAATTTCTTTGTCACATAATACAAATGCTTGTGTAGATTTCTTCTGCAAGTGATCTGTAAGTTACCCACATCAACATATTAGTATTCACCATATGCAACTAACATAAAGATATTACCTACTTTTGGAAATATGTATACAAAGAATTGGTGCAATTAATAGTGAGGTTATAATAAAGACATGAAAGATTGACATAAATTCTCTCCCACATTATTTAAAAAATAGCAATAAATTAAGAGATTGTCAACATACACTAAGCCAAAAGAATATTTAAAATGTGTTTGGGAAAAGAGTCCAAATTTATTATCTTTTATTATAAGAGGTATTTAGTTAAAAgtattaaatcaaattttaaacatGAAAGGAATTGATAATGTTTCAATGTTATAATATTGTACTccccttttttttaattaattaaatacacctAATAAAAGTAGGTAGATCAAATAATGTGTATATGGACAAATTTTAGTTTTGATAAGCTGCGGTTTAAAACTAATGATTGATTTTATCTCCATTTAGATTATTAGTACTTGCCCTTAGGGTAGGACTATTGGAACAATCACTTTTTGTTAGCTCGTTATTATTCATTTTTTTCTCAccaattagaattgatatttttttcttttgatttttttcctttttttaaaaaaagttaaaatgcatgatttttaagtttctaaattatagaaattatttttctagaaTGTATTTATGATCAAATTTCACATATCCACTATCTAAATGCAATTGATGAGGCATTtttttaggttaagcaattaaattttttgaagtgataatgtttttgattaaaataaaaatgggttttacaagggcCCGAAacctaaatccaaaataaaaaagcTAAACAAAAGTGAAATATCCTAAGCCCAACAAAGACAAAAATAGGGGAAACACCCCATAGAGCCCAACAAAGAAATAACAGTGAAACCTGGGCAATCCTACCAAAAAACTAACCAAGAGCTTGCATAAGC comes from Cryptomeria japonica unplaced genomic scaffold, Sugi_1.0 HiC_scaffold_1391, whole genome shotgun sequence and encodes:
- the LOC131069981 gene encoding triacylglycerol lipase OBL1-like; amino-acid sequence: MNEVKPSPIHKIDSNLKPSSSPDVHVVLDTKYEDEKGSDHLQKKSTQAFVLCDKEIDVKLILVAFRGTQLFDADDYITDLDFSWYEYPQIGKVHLGFLEGFDLANRSIDKKYSHHLETQDINKPLAYFVLCQKLKNLLQIHKNAKFIVTGHSIGGALAILFLAMLFVNQEDKLLQKLLAIYTFGQPRVGDKAFVDFMDSKLNQPSPRYFRVVYSNDLIPRLPFDDGLFKYKHFGVCLYYNCFYHQKNLVEAPNRDLSLLFFILIRITTIWELLHCFILHYIKGESFKETTLSIISRIFGILVPGISAHSLVNYINSIRLGPPRLNPTLSNAK